Proteins co-encoded in one Arachis hypogaea cultivar Tifrunner chromosome 13, arahy.Tifrunner.gnm2.J5K5, whole genome shotgun sequence genomic window:
- the LOC112732274 gene encoding CBL-interacting serine/threonine-protein kinase 23 isoform X6: MASKTKIYIVLEFVTGGELFDKIASSGRLKEEEARRYFQQLICAVDYCHSRGVCHRDLKPENLLLDATGMLKVSDFGLSALPQQVREDGLLHTTCGTPNYVAPEVVHNKGYDGAKADLWSCGVILFVLMAGYLPFEDNNLVNLYKKIFKAEFTCPPWFSTDAKKLIIRILEPDPAKRITIAEVIENEWFKKGYKPPKFEQANVSLDDIDSIFSESMDSQNLVAERRETRPVEPVTMNAFELISTSQGLNLRSLFEKQMGLVKRETRFTSKCSANEIITKIEEAAGPLGFGVKKSNNKLKIQGEKTGRKGQLSVATEIFEIAPELYLVELRKAEGDTLEFHKFYKNLSPALKDIVWKAEPIDEEKDDT, translated from the exons ATGGCTAGCAAGACAAAAATATACATTGTATTGGAATTTGTAACTGGTGGAGAGCTCTTTGATAAAATT GCAAGCAGTGGGagattgaaagaagaagaagctagaAGATATTTTCAACAGCTAATATGTGCTGTGGATTACTGTCATAGTAGAGGTGTTTGCCATAGAGACCTAAAG CCTGAGAACTTGTTGCTGGATGCTACGGGAATGCTCAAAGTATCAGATTTTGGATTGAGTGCACTGCCTCAACAAGTTCGG GAAGATGGGCTGCTTCATACAACATGTGGTACGCCAAATTATGTTGCCCCAGAG GTGGTTCACAATAAAGGCTATGATGGTGCAAAGGCTGATCTCTGGTCATGTGGTGTCATTCTTTTCGTTTTAATGGCAGGCTATTTGCCCTTTGAAGACAACAATCTTGTGAATTTGTATAAAAAG ATTTTCAAGGCTGAGTTCACTTGTCCTCCTTGGTTCTCTACGGATGCAAAGAAGTTAATCATAAGAATACTTGAACCCGATCCTGCCAAA CGGATTACGATTGCTGAAGTCATTGAGAATGAATGGTTCAAGAAGGGATACAAGCCTCCCAAATTTGAGCAGGCCAATGTTAGTCTTGATGATATAGATTCTATTTTTAGTGAATCAATG GATTCACAAAACCTTGTTGCTGAGAGGCGTGAAACAAGGCCTGTGGAACCTGTGACCATGAATGCTTTTGAGCTTATCTCTACCTCTCAGGGCCTCAATCTCCGTAGTCTTTTCGAGAAACAAatg GGACTTGTTAAAAGGGAAACAAGATTCACATCCAAATGTTCAGCAAATGAGATCATTACGAAAATCGAGGAAGCTGCTGGGCCTCTGGGTTTCGGTGTTAAGAAGAGCAACAATAAg TTAAAAATTCAAGGTGAAAAGACTGGGCGTAAAGGTCAACTATCTGTAGCTACCGAG ATTTTTGAGATTGCTCCTGAACTTTATCTGGTTGAATTGCGGAAGGCTGAGGGAGATACTCTGGAATTTCACAAA TTTTATAAAAACCTCTCTCCTGCACTGAAAGATATTGTTTGGAAAGCAGAGCCAATCGATGAAGAAAAAGATG ATACCTAG
- the LOC112732274 gene encoding CBL-interacting serine/threonine-protein kinase 23 isoform X2: MTSRPGNGGHATNSGRTRVGKYELGRTLGEGNFAKVKFAKNTVTGDNVAIKILDKEKVLKHKMINQIKREISTMKLIRHPNVIRMYEVMASKTKIYIVLEFVTGGELFDKIASSGRLKEEEARRYFQQLICAVDYCHSRGVCHRDLKPENLLLDATGMLKVSDFGLSALPQQVREDGLLHTTCGTPNYVAPEVVHNKGYDGAKADLWSCGVILFVLMAGYLPFEDNNLVNLYKKIFKAEFTCPPWFSTDAKKLIIRILEPDPAKRITIAEVIENEWFKKGYKPPKFEQANVSLDDIDSIFSESMDSQNLVAERRETRPVEPVTMNAFELISTSQGLNLRSLFEKQMGLVKRETRFTSKCSANEIITKIEEAAGPLGFGVKKSNNKLKIQGEKTGRKGQLSVATEIFEIAPELYLVELRKAEGDTLEFHKFYKNLSPALKDIVWKAEPIDEEKDDT; this comes from the exons ATGACGTCACGTCCAGGGAATGGTGGTCATGCGACCAACAGCGGAAGGACACGTGTCGGCAAGTACGAGCTGGGTAGGACGCTGGGCGAGGGGAATTTCGCGAAGGTGAAGTTTGCAAAGAACACGGTCACCGGAGACAATGTCGCCATTAAGATTCTCGACAAGGAGAAAGTTCTCAAGCACAAGATGATCAACCAG ATAAAACGAGAGATATCAACAATGAAACTGATTAGACACCCTAATGTAATACGTATGTATGAG GTCATGGCTAGCAAGACAAAAATATACATTGTATTGGAATTTGTAACTGGTGGAGAGCTCTTTGATAAAATT GCAAGCAGTGGGagattgaaagaagaagaagctagaAGATATTTTCAACAGCTAATATGTGCTGTGGATTACTGTCATAGTAGAGGTGTTTGCCATAGAGACCTAAAG CCTGAGAACTTGTTGCTGGATGCTACGGGAATGCTCAAAGTATCAGATTTTGGATTGAGTGCACTGCCTCAACAAGTTCGG GAAGATGGGCTGCTTCATACAACATGTGGTACGCCAAATTATGTTGCCCCAGAG GTGGTTCACAATAAAGGCTATGATGGTGCAAAGGCTGATCTCTGGTCATGTGGTGTCATTCTTTTCGTTTTAATGGCAGGCTATTTGCCCTTTGAAGACAACAATCTTGTGAATTTGTATAAAAAG ATTTTCAAGGCTGAGTTCACTTGTCCTCCTTGGTTCTCTACGGATGCAAAGAAGTTAATCATAAGAATACTTGAACCCGATCCTGCCAAA CGGATTACGATTGCTGAAGTCATTGAGAATGAATGGTTCAAGAAGGGATACAAGCCTCCCAAATTTGAGCAGGCCAATGTTAGTCTTGATGATATAGATTCTATTTTTAGTGAATCAATG GATTCACAAAACCTTGTTGCTGAGAGGCGTGAAACAAGGCCTGTGGAACCTGTGACCATGAATGCTTTTGAGCTTATCTCTACCTCTCAGGGCCTCAATCTCCGTAGTCTTTTCGAGAAACAAatg GGACTTGTTAAAAGGGAAACAAGATTCACATCCAAATGTTCAGCAAATGAGATCATTACGAAAATCGAGGAAGCTGCTGGGCCTCTGGGTTTCGGTGTTAAGAAGAGCAACAATAAg TTAAAAATTCAAGGTGAAAAGACTGGGCGTAAAGGTCAACTATCTGTAGCTACCGAG ATTTTTGAGATTGCTCCTGAACTTTATCTGGTTGAATTGCGGAAGGCTGAGGGAGATACTCTGGAATTTCACAAA TTTTATAAAAACCTCTCTCCTGCACTGAAAGATATTGTTTGGAAAGCAGAGCCAATCGATGAAGAAAAAGATG ATACCTAG
- the LOC112732274 gene encoding CBL-interacting serine/threonine-protein kinase 23 isoform X5: MASKTKIYIVLEFVTGGELFDKIASSGRLKEEEARRYFQQLICAVDYCHSRGVCHRDLKPENLLLDATGMLKVSDFGLSALPQQVREDGLLHTTCGTPNYVAPEVVHNKGYDGAKADLWSCGVILFVLMAGYLPFEDNNLVNLYKKIFKAEFTCPPWFSTDAKKLIIRILEPDPAKRITIAEVIENEWFKKGYKPPKFEQANVSLDDIDSIFSESMDSQNLVAERRETRPVEPVTMNAFELISTSQGLNLRSLFEKQMGLVKRETRFTSKCSANEIITKIEEAAGPLGFGVKKSNNKLKIQGEKTGRKGQLSVATEIFEIAPELYLVELRKAEGDTLEFHKFYKNLSPALKDIVWKAEPIDEEKDGSSPSK, encoded by the exons ATGGCTAGCAAGACAAAAATATACATTGTATTGGAATTTGTAACTGGTGGAGAGCTCTTTGATAAAATT GCAAGCAGTGGGagattgaaagaagaagaagctagaAGATATTTTCAACAGCTAATATGTGCTGTGGATTACTGTCATAGTAGAGGTGTTTGCCATAGAGACCTAAAG CCTGAGAACTTGTTGCTGGATGCTACGGGAATGCTCAAAGTATCAGATTTTGGATTGAGTGCACTGCCTCAACAAGTTCGG GAAGATGGGCTGCTTCATACAACATGTGGTACGCCAAATTATGTTGCCCCAGAG GTGGTTCACAATAAAGGCTATGATGGTGCAAAGGCTGATCTCTGGTCATGTGGTGTCATTCTTTTCGTTTTAATGGCAGGCTATTTGCCCTTTGAAGACAACAATCTTGTGAATTTGTATAAAAAG ATTTTCAAGGCTGAGTTCACTTGTCCTCCTTGGTTCTCTACGGATGCAAAGAAGTTAATCATAAGAATACTTGAACCCGATCCTGCCAAA CGGATTACGATTGCTGAAGTCATTGAGAATGAATGGTTCAAGAAGGGATACAAGCCTCCCAAATTTGAGCAGGCCAATGTTAGTCTTGATGATATAGATTCTATTTTTAGTGAATCAATG GATTCACAAAACCTTGTTGCTGAGAGGCGTGAAACAAGGCCTGTGGAACCTGTGACCATGAATGCTTTTGAGCTTATCTCTACCTCTCAGGGCCTCAATCTCCGTAGTCTTTTCGAGAAACAAatg GGACTTGTTAAAAGGGAAACAAGATTCACATCCAAATGTTCAGCAAATGAGATCATTACGAAAATCGAGGAAGCTGCTGGGCCTCTGGGTTTCGGTGTTAAGAAGAGCAACAATAAg TTAAAAATTCAAGGTGAAAAGACTGGGCGTAAAGGTCAACTATCTGTAGCTACCGAG ATTTTTGAGATTGCTCCTGAACTTTATCTGGTTGAATTGCGGAAGGCTGAGGGAGATACTCTGGAATTTCACAAA TTTTATAAAAACCTCTCTCCTGCACTGAAAGATATTGTTTGGAAAGCAGAGCCAATCGATGAAGAAAAAGATG GTTCCAGTCCCTCAAAATAA
- the LOC112732274 gene encoding CBL-interacting serine/threonine-protein kinase 23 isoform X4 has product MKLIRHPNVIRMYEVMASKTKIYIVLEFVTGGELFDKIASSGRLKEEEARRYFQQLICAVDYCHSRGVCHRDLKPENLLLDATGMLKVSDFGLSALPQQVREDGLLHTTCGTPNYVAPEVVHNKGYDGAKADLWSCGVILFVLMAGYLPFEDNNLVNLYKKIFKAEFTCPPWFSTDAKKLIIRILEPDPAKRITIAEVIENEWFKKGYKPPKFEQANVSLDDIDSIFSESMDSQNLVAERRETRPVEPVTMNAFELISTSQGLNLRSLFEKQMGLVKRETRFTSKCSANEIITKIEEAAGPLGFGVKKSNNKLKIQGEKTGRKGQLSVATEIFEIAPELYLVELRKAEGDTLEFHKFYKNLSPALKDIVWKAEPIDEEKDGSSPSK; this is encoded by the exons ATGAAACTGATTAGACACCCTAATGTAATACGTATGTATGAG GTCATGGCTAGCAAGACAAAAATATACATTGTATTGGAATTTGTAACTGGTGGAGAGCTCTTTGATAAAATT GCAAGCAGTGGGagattgaaagaagaagaagctagaAGATATTTTCAACAGCTAATATGTGCTGTGGATTACTGTCATAGTAGAGGTGTTTGCCATAGAGACCTAAAG CCTGAGAACTTGTTGCTGGATGCTACGGGAATGCTCAAAGTATCAGATTTTGGATTGAGTGCACTGCCTCAACAAGTTCGG GAAGATGGGCTGCTTCATACAACATGTGGTACGCCAAATTATGTTGCCCCAGAG GTGGTTCACAATAAAGGCTATGATGGTGCAAAGGCTGATCTCTGGTCATGTGGTGTCATTCTTTTCGTTTTAATGGCAGGCTATTTGCCCTTTGAAGACAACAATCTTGTGAATTTGTATAAAAAG ATTTTCAAGGCTGAGTTCACTTGTCCTCCTTGGTTCTCTACGGATGCAAAGAAGTTAATCATAAGAATACTTGAACCCGATCCTGCCAAA CGGATTACGATTGCTGAAGTCATTGAGAATGAATGGTTCAAGAAGGGATACAAGCCTCCCAAATTTGAGCAGGCCAATGTTAGTCTTGATGATATAGATTCTATTTTTAGTGAATCAATG GATTCACAAAACCTTGTTGCTGAGAGGCGTGAAACAAGGCCTGTGGAACCTGTGACCATGAATGCTTTTGAGCTTATCTCTACCTCTCAGGGCCTCAATCTCCGTAGTCTTTTCGAGAAACAAatg GGACTTGTTAAAAGGGAAACAAGATTCACATCCAAATGTTCAGCAAATGAGATCATTACGAAAATCGAGGAAGCTGCTGGGCCTCTGGGTTTCGGTGTTAAGAAGAGCAACAATAAg TTAAAAATTCAAGGTGAAAAGACTGGGCGTAAAGGTCAACTATCTGTAGCTACCGAG ATTTTTGAGATTGCTCCTGAACTTTATCTGGTTGAATTGCGGAAGGCTGAGGGAGATACTCTGGAATTTCACAAA TTTTATAAAAACCTCTCTCCTGCACTGAAAGATATTGTTTGGAAAGCAGAGCCAATCGATGAAGAAAAAGATG GTTCCAGTCCCTCAAAATAA
- the LOC112732274 gene encoding CBL-interacting serine/threonine-protein kinase 23 isoform X1, protein MTSRPGNGGHATNSGRTRVGKYELGRTLGEGNFAKVKFAKNTVTGDNVAIKILDKEKVLKHKMINQIKREISTMKLIRHPNVIRMYEVMASKTKIYIVLEFVTGGELFDKIASSGRLKEEEARRYFQQLICAVDYCHSRGVCHRDLKPENLLLDATGMLKVSDFGLSALPQQVREDGLLHTTCGTPNYVAPEVVHNKGYDGAKADLWSCGVILFVLMAGYLPFEDNNLVNLYKKIFKAEFTCPPWFSTDAKKLIIRILEPDPAKRITIAEVIENEWFKKGYKPPKFEQANVSLDDIDSIFSESMDSQNLVAERRETRPVEPVTMNAFELISTSQGLNLRSLFEKQMGLVKRETRFTSKCSANEIITKIEEAAGPLGFGVKKSNNKLKIQGEKTGRKGQLSVATEIFEIAPELYLVELRKAEGDTLEFHKFYKNLSPALKDIVWKAEPIDEEKDGSSPSK, encoded by the exons ATGACGTCACGTCCAGGGAATGGTGGTCATGCGACCAACAGCGGAAGGACACGTGTCGGCAAGTACGAGCTGGGTAGGACGCTGGGCGAGGGGAATTTCGCGAAGGTGAAGTTTGCAAAGAACACGGTCACCGGAGACAATGTCGCCATTAAGATTCTCGACAAGGAGAAAGTTCTCAAGCACAAGATGATCAACCAG ATAAAACGAGAGATATCAACAATGAAACTGATTAGACACCCTAATGTAATACGTATGTATGAG GTCATGGCTAGCAAGACAAAAATATACATTGTATTGGAATTTGTAACTGGTGGAGAGCTCTTTGATAAAATT GCAAGCAGTGGGagattgaaagaagaagaagctagaAGATATTTTCAACAGCTAATATGTGCTGTGGATTACTGTCATAGTAGAGGTGTTTGCCATAGAGACCTAAAG CCTGAGAACTTGTTGCTGGATGCTACGGGAATGCTCAAAGTATCAGATTTTGGATTGAGTGCACTGCCTCAACAAGTTCGG GAAGATGGGCTGCTTCATACAACATGTGGTACGCCAAATTATGTTGCCCCAGAG GTGGTTCACAATAAAGGCTATGATGGTGCAAAGGCTGATCTCTGGTCATGTGGTGTCATTCTTTTCGTTTTAATGGCAGGCTATTTGCCCTTTGAAGACAACAATCTTGTGAATTTGTATAAAAAG ATTTTCAAGGCTGAGTTCACTTGTCCTCCTTGGTTCTCTACGGATGCAAAGAAGTTAATCATAAGAATACTTGAACCCGATCCTGCCAAA CGGATTACGATTGCTGAAGTCATTGAGAATGAATGGTTCAAGAAGGGATACAAGCCTCCCAAATTTGAGCAGGCCAATGTTAGTCTTGATGATATAGATTCTATTTTTAGTGAATCAATG GATTCACAAAACCTTGTTGCTGAGAGGCGTGAAACAAGGCCTGTGGAACCTGTGACCATGAATGCTTTTGAGCTTATCTCTACCTCTCAGGGCCTCAATCTCCGTAGTCTTTTCGAGAAACAAatg GGACTTGTTAAAAGGGAAACAAGATTCACATCCAAATGTTCAGCAAATGAGATCATTACGAAAATCGAGGAAGCTGCTGGGCCTCTGGGTTTCGGTGTTAAGAAGAGCAACAATAAg TTAAAAATTCAAGGTGAAAAGACTGGGCGTAAAGGTCAACTATCTGTAGCTACCGAG ATTTTTGAGATTGCTCCTGAACTTTATCTGGTTGAATTGCGGAAGGCTGAGGGAGATACTCTGGAATTTCACAAA TTTTATAAAAACCTCTCTCCTGCACTGAAAGATATTGTTTGGAAAGCAGAGCCAATCGATGAAGAAAAAGATG GTTCCAGTCCCTCAAAATAA
- the LOC112732274 gene encoding CBL-interacting serine/threonine-protein kinase 23 isoform X3 gives MTSRPGNGGHATNSGRTRVGKYELGRTLGEGNFAKVKFAKNTVTGDNVAIKILDKEKVLKHKMINQIKREISTMKLIRHPNVIRMYEVMASKTKIYIVLEFVTGGELFDKIASSGRLKEEEARRYFQQLICAVDYCHSRGVCHRDLKPENLLLDATGMLKVSDFGLSALPQQVREDGLLHTTCGTPNYVAPEVVHNKGYDGAKADLWSCGVILFVLMAGYLPFEDNNLVNLYKKIFKAEFTCPPWFSTDAKKLIIRILEPDPAKRITIAEVIENEWFKKGYKPPKFEQANVSLDDIDSIFSESMGLVKRETRFTSKCSANEIITKIEEAAGPLGFGVKKSNNKLKIQGEKTGRKGQLSVATEIFEIAPELYLVELRKAEGDTLEFHKFYKNLSPALKDIVWKAEPIDEEKDGSSPSK, from the exons ATGACGTCACGTCCAGGGAATGGTGGTCATGCGACCAACAGCGGAAGGACACGTGTCGGCAAGTACGAGCTGGGTAGGACGCTGGGCGAGGGGAATTTCGCGAAGGTGAAGTTTGCAAAGAACACGGTCACCGGAGACAATGTCGCCATTAAGATTCTCGACAAGGAGAAAGTTCTCAAGCACAAGATGATCAACCAG ATAAAACGAGAGATATCAACAATGAAACTGATTAGACACCCTAATGTAATACGTATGTATGAG GTCATGGCTAGCAAGACAAAAATATACATTGTATTGGAATTTGTAACTGGTGGAGAGCTCTTTGATAAAATT GCAAGCAGTGGGagattgaaagaagaagaagctagaAGATATTTTCAACAGCTAATATGTGCTGTGGATTACTGTCATAGTAGAGGTGTTTGCCATAGAGACCTAAAG CCTGAGAACTTGTTGCTGGATGCTACGGGAATGCTCAAAGTATCAGATTTTGGATTGAGTGCACTGCCTCAACAAGTTCGG GAAGATGGGCTGCTTCATACAACATGTGGTACGCCAAATTATGTTGCCCCAGAG GTGGTTCACAATAAAGGCTATGATGGTGCAAAGGCTGATCTCTGGTCATGTGGTGTCATTCTTTTCGTTTTAATGGCAGGCTATTTGCCCTTTGAAGACAACAATCTTGTGAATTTGTATAAAAAG ATTTTCAAGGCTGAGTTCACTTGTCCTCCTTGGTTCTCTACGGATGCAAAGAAGTTAATCATAAGAATACTTGAACCCGATCCTGCCAAA CGGATTACGATTGCTGAAGTCATTGAGAATGAATGGTTCAAGAAGGGATACAAGCCTCCCAAATTTGAGCAGGCCAATGTTAGTCTTGATGATATAGATTCTATTTTTAGTGAATCAATG GGACTTGTTAAAAGGGAAACAAGATTCACATCCAAATGTTCAGCAAATGAGATCATTACGAAAATCGAGGAAGCTGCTGGGCCTCTGGGTTTCGGTGTTAAGAAGAGCAACAATAAg TTAAAAATTCAAGGTGAAAAGACTGGGCGTAAAGGTCAACTATCTGTAGCTACCGAG ATTTTTGAGATTGCTCCTGAACTTTATCTGGTTGAATTGCGGAAGGCTGAGGGAGATACTCTGGAATTTCACAAA TTTTATAAAAACCTCTCTCCTGCACTGAAAGATATTGTTTGGAAAGCAGAGCCAATCGATGAAGAAAAAGATG GTTCCAGTCCCTCAAAATAA